AGCACCTTCACGGCGAGCGCCGGCGGCGGCATCGTGGTCGGCGGTGTCCGCCCGGACGCGCACCATCCGTCCGACCCCCGGATGGTCAACAGCGACATCCGGATCAGCAACAACCGCGTCTTCGCCACCGCACTCGAGTACCTGGACCAGGACGCCATCTTTGCCAGCTACGTCGCGCGGCTGAGCATCGAGCACAACTACGTCTCCGACATGCCGTACACCGGAATCGGGCTCGGCTACGGCTGGGGTGCCAACGACCCGGGCGGCAGCCCAGAGTACCTCAACCGCGGCCTGTACGACTTCCAGCCGATCTACCAGACCCCGACGACCGCCAGCGACGTGCGCGTGGTCGGCAACCACGTACGCAACGTCGTGCAGACAATGTTCGACGCCGGCTGCATCTACACGCTCTCGGCCATGCCACGTAGCACGATCGAGGAGAACTTCTGCGAAAACAGCGGCCAGCTCGGCCTCTACTTCGACGAAGGCTCCCGATACCTGACCGCCAGCCGCAACGTCTTCATCAGCACGGCCGGGCAGTGGGCGCACGCCAACAACCAGAACGGCAACCACACCGGCGACCTGACCCTGACCGAGAACTACGCCACCAACCCGGCCATCACGGGCATCGTCAACGGCAGCCGCGGCAACGTCACCCGCGCCAACCTCACGATCACCGCGGGGAACCCGCCGATCGAGGCCAGCCGCGTCATCTACAACGCCGGACCGGCAGGTGCCTACCGTGACCCGGTCGACCCCAACCGCCCACCGGTCGGGGCGGTCCTGGCGGCCGATCCGGCCAGCCTGAGCGCCGGCGGCACCACCACGGTCACCGCCACCGTCCACAATGTCAGCGACAAGGCGGTGTCCGGACTCACCGCGGCGATCACGGTGCCGGACGGCTGGCAGGCCGTGCGCGCCGGACCTGCCCTGCGGCCACGGCTCGCCCCGGACACCGCGCAGACCGCCTCCTGGCGCGTCACCGCGCCCGCCTCGGTCACCACCCCGGTCGCCCGGGCGGCCGTAACCGCCGTGCTGGAACTCCGGGCCGGCCAGACACCGTACAGCGTCACCAGGACGCTGAACGTCACCGCCGTCAACCCGCTGACCTCCCTGCCCGGCTACGGGTCGGTGCCGAGCCAGTTCGGCGAGGCGGGCGGCAGCTACGCCATCCTGACCTCCGGCACCGACATCTGGCAGGACGGCGGCGGCTCGTTCGACGAGTACGGCACCATCTACCGCGACGGCGCGGTGACCGCCTCCTCGACGGTGACCGCGCGGGTCACCGCGATGGACAACACGAATCCGTGGGCCAAGGCCGGTGTGGCCATCCGCAACGACCTCACCGGCGCCGGGGTGTCGCCCGGCTACGCGGTGGTGGTCGTGACACCGGGCAACGGGGTCGCCTTCCAGTGGGACGCCAACGGCAACGGCTACCTCGACTCCTTCAGCGGTGCCAGCGGCATCAGGGCACCCGCCTGGGTACGGTTGGTCCGCTCCGGCGACACGGTCAGCGGCTACTACTCCACCGACGGCGACACCTGGACCAAGGTAGGCCCCACCGTCACCCTGGCCGGCATCTCCGCGACGCAGGACGCCGGACTGATCGCCACCTCGCACGCCGCAGGGGTGACCGGACAGTTCAGCTTCAGCGACTTCACCGTCACCCCCTAACTCTGGACGGAGGATCGATGGAGGCGGTCGTCTACCGCGGCGCCCGTACGCTCCGGATCGAGAGCCGCGACGCCGACCCACCCGGACCCGGCCAGGTGGCGATCGAGGTCGCCTACACCGGCATCTGCGGTACCGACCTGCACATCTACCGCGGCGACCTGGACGCGAGGGTAGGGACGGAGGCGGTGATCGGCCACGAGATGTCCGGCCGTGTCGCCGCGGTAGGCGAGGGCGTCGCCGGCTGGAGCGCCGGGCGGGCGGTCACCGTGATGCCGACCCGTTCGTGCACCCGGTGCGCGGCCTGCCTTCGCGGCCACTACCACATCTGCCACGCCCTGGACTTCCTCGGCATCGACTCGCCCGGCGCCATGCAGTCGACCTGGAACGTCCCCGCGAACCTCGTGTTTCCCCTTCCGGCATCGCTGCCGTTGAAGCACGCCGCGCTCGTCGAGCCGGTCGCGGTGGCCGTACACGACGTGCGCCGGGCCCGCGTCGGCACGGGGGAGCGTGTCGTGGTGGTCGGCGGCGGGCCGGTGGGGCTGCTCATCGCCATGCTCTGCAGCGCCCGTGCGGCGCGGGTGTTGCTCGTCGAGCCCAACCCGTTCCGCCGCGCGGTCGCCGAGCAGGCCGGGATCGAGGCCGTCGACCCGCAGGCCACCGACGTGGTGGCGCTGGTCAACAGGCGCACCGCCACCGCCGGCGCGGACGTCGCCTTCGAGGTCTCCGGCTCCGCCGGCGGTTTGGAGACCGCGGTCGACGTCCTGACCACGCGCGGCCGCCTGGTCATGGTGGCCATCCATCCGCAGCCCCGCCCGGTCGACCTGCACAGGTTCTTCTGGCGCGAGCTGGAGCTGTTCGGGGCCCGCCTGTACCGCCGTGACGACGTCGCCGAGGCCATCCGGCTGATCGAGACCGGCGCGATCCCCGCCGAGAGGTTGATCTCCCAGACGCTGCCGGTCCAGGATGTGGACGCGGCCTTCGCGGCCCTTGAGAAGGGCGGCGACGTCATGAAGGTCCTACTCGACTGGCACGGCGGCGCCCGGGACGCAGGGGTGGGCCGATGATGCGAGCCGGCATGACCGAAGAGACCAGCCTCGTCGCCGCCGCCCAGGCCGGCGACCGGCAGGCACTGGACAGCCTCGTCGGCGCCTACCTGCCATTGGTGTACGCCATCGTGCGCAGAGCACTGGACGGACGTCCCGACGCCGACGACGTCGTGCAGGAGACGATGCTGCGGGTCCTGCGGGAGCTGCGGACGCTGCGCAGTCCGGAGAGCTTCCGGCCCTGGCTGGTAACGATCGCCACCCGCCAGGTCAGCACACACCTGCACCGGCGGCAGGCCGAGGCCGATCGCTCCGCCGCCCTCGACGAGGTCACCGACCCGCCGGCCGCCGACGCCGAAGACTGGGCCGTGCTCCGCGCGGAGCTGTCCGGGCACCGGCGTCAGGTGACGCGCGCCAGCCGCTGGCTGGACTCGGACGACCGCGCGCTGCTGTCGCTGTGGTGGCTGGAGACCGCGGGCGAACTGACCAGGACGGAGCTCGCGGCGGTACTGGGTGCGAGCGTGGCGCACACCGGCGTGCGGGTCCAGCGGATGCGCCACCAGCTGGAGCTGAGCCGTTCGCTTGTCGCCGCCCTGGACGCGCGGCCCCGGTGCGCCCAGCTGGACGCCGCGTTGCAGGAGTGGGACGGCGTGCCGAGTCCGCTGTGGCGCAAGCGCATCACTCGGCACACCCGCGACTGTCCGATGTGTACCCGCGCGGCCGCCGGCCAGCTTCCCCTCGAGCGGCTGATCGTCGGCCTGGCGCTGCTGCCCGTCCCGCTGGCGCTGTCGGCCGCGGTGCTGGGCAAGGCCGCACTGGCCGGAGCGACCGGTGGCGCGGGCACGGCGATGGCGGGCGCGACCGGCACGGGAGCGGTCGCGGCCGGCGTCAAGGCCGGACTCCTCAGCCAGCTGGCGCAGGCGGTGAGCGCGCACCCGGTCGCGGCGACCGTTGCCGCGGGCGCGCTCGTCGCCGGAGCGACGGTCACCACGGTCACCTGGTCCACGCCGACCCCACCGGGCCGGCCGGTGGTCGCGGCGCCGACAACGGCACCCGCGGCGCGGCCGGTGGGCGCGGCGCCGGCGCTGGCCCCGGCGTCGGCCGCACCGCACGCGCGGCGCCCGAGCCCGACGGTCGTCAACCCGTCGACCACGGCCCCGTTCGCGTTGGGGCTGGCGTCGTTGGAGTCCATCAACCAGGTCGGATTCGTGATAACGACGAGGGACGACCTCGGTGTGCTCGAGTTCGTGGACGCCGGTGCCGACGCGCCGTCGCGGGAGCGGGCGACGTTCGAGGTGGTGTCCGGTCTGGCAAACCCGAGATGCGTCTCGTTCCGGGTCAAGGACGGCCGGTACCTGCGCCACGCCTCCTGGCGCCTGAGGCTGGATCCGGACGAGGGCACCGACCTGTTCCGCGGCGACGCGACGTTCTGCGTCCGCGAGGGCGCGGCCCCGGACTCGGTCTGGCTGGAGTCCGGCAACTATCCGGGTTGGTTCCTGCGCCATCGAAACCACGAGCTGTGGGTGGACCAGTCCGACGGCACCCCGCTGTTCGGCGCCGACGCCTCCTTCCGGCCGCGGGCGGCACTTGCCCGGTAGCGGGCTCGCGGCCGTCACGACCAACGGACACCGGTCGTCATAACAGAAACTTCGTGTGACCTTTCGCGCCCTGGCCTCGAATTGCGGCAGAGAAATCTGTTACGGATCGCGGCTGCAGAAGGTCCGCCCATCAGGAGAGCACGTATCGACGTTTCCCTCTTGAACGCGTCGAAACAATCTGGCAATCTCCCAACCATCGATGGAAGCGTTCCCACAGCCTGAGCCGCGCAAGCGGAAACCCATGCGGGCCAGCGATGTTAGCGCTAACGCATCGGAGTTGATCGGATTCGGAAGGTGCTGACTATGAGGAGTCTCTTGAGCGGTCGTCTCCGGCGGCGGCGTGCCGCGGCCCTGCCTCTGCTCGTGGTCGGGCTGCTGGCGGCCGGCATGGCCCTGGTGTCGGCCGGCACCGCCGCCGCGGGTACCACCCTGGGTGCTTCGGCTGCGGAGAAGGGTCGTTACTTTGGTGCGGCGGTTGGTACGTACAAGTTCAATGACAGTACGTACATGACGGTGTTGAACCGTGAGTTCAACAGTTTGGTCGCTGAGAACGAGATGAAGTGGGATGCGACTGAGCCGCAGCGGGGGAGTTTTAGTTATGGTGCGGGTGATCGGATTGTGAGTCATGCCCGGTCGCGGGGTATGTCGGTGCGTGGGCATGCGTTGTTGTGGCATGCGCAGCAGCCGGGTTGGGCGCAGGGTTTGTCGGGTGGGGATCTGCGTAATGCGGCGATTAATCATGTGACGCAGGTGGCGACGCATTTTCGTGGGCAGATTCATTCGTGGGATGTGGTGAACGAGGCGTTTGCTGATGGTGGGTCTGGTGGTCGTCGGGACTCGAATTTGCAGCGGACGGGTAATGATTGGATTGAGGCGGCGTTCCGGGCGGCGCGGGCGGCGGATCCGGGTGCGAAGTTGTGTTACAACGACTACAACACTGATGGGATCAACGCGAAGTCGACCGGTATCTACAATATGGTGCGGGATTTCAAGGCTCGTGGTGTGCCGATTGACTGTGTGGGGTTGCAGTCGCATTTGGGTACGACGATTGACTCGTCGTACCAGGCGAACATTCAGCGGTTCGCGGACCTGGGTGTGGATGTGCAGATCACCGAGTTGGATGTGATGCAGGGTGGTAACCAGGCGAACATCTACGCGACGGTGACGCGGGCGTGTCTTGCGGTGTCGCGGTGTACGGGCATCACGGTGTGGGGCGTGCGTGACTGTGACTCGTGGCGGGGTTCGGACAACGCGCTGCTGTTCGACTGCGCCGGCAACAAGAAGGCCGCCTACAACGCCGTCCTCGACGCCCTCAACGGCGGCTCGCCGCCCGCCGGCAACCGGCTGCGCGGCGAGGCATCCGGCCGGTGCATGGACGTCGCCAACGCATCCTCGGCCAACGGCGCGCAGGTCCATATCTGGGACTGCCACACCGGCGCCAACCAGCAGTTCACTGCGAACGGGCGTGCACTGCAGGTGATGGGCAAGTGCCTGGACGTCGCTTCCAACGCCGGCACCGGTACCCGGGCGCAGATCTGGGACTGCAACGGCGGCGCGAACCAGCAATGGGTCTTCAACAGCAACGGCACGATCAGCAACGCGCAGACCGGTCTGTGCCTGGACGTCAACGGCGCCGGCACGGCCAACGGCTCCGCGGTGATCGTGTGGACCTGCCACGGCGGTGCCAACCAGCGCTGGGCGCGGGCCTGAGACATGACGGTGCGGCAAGCGGGCTCAACCGGCCCACGCCGAGCAGCCGCACCTGCCACCCGGTAGCGCCGGGGCAAACCCGGGCTCCGCTTCCAGGGCACTGACGCGCCGGCGGCATGACGCCGACATGCTGCCGCCGCCCCAGTGAGCTGGAAGAGGGCCGGCGCGGATTGGGGCAACTCCGCGCCGGCCCGGCGACCACGGCCACTCCACGAAAACGCGTCCGCGCAGAGGCGGGCCATGAGGAGGGAACAGTGCAGTACGTATCGTCCGGTCGTGCCGCGGGCAGGCGGGGCATCGCCTGGCTCACCGCGCTGCTGTGCCTCGTGGTGCTGGTGCCCGGGGTGGCACGAGCCGACAATCCGATCGTCCAGACCATCTACACCGCTGACCCGGCACCTCTGGTGCACAACGGCCGCGTCTACCTCTACACCGGACACGACGAGGACGGCTCGACGTGGTTCACGATGCGCGAGTGGCGCGTCTGGTCCTCCGCGGACATGGTCAACTGGACCGACCACGGCTCGCCGATGAGCCTGTCCACGTTCAGCTGGGCCAGCGCCGACGCGTGGGCCGGGCAGGCGATCCAGCGCAACGGCAAGTTCTACTGGTACGTGCCGGTCAAGAACCGCTCGACCGGCCGGATGGCCATCGGCGTCGGTGTTTCGGACAGCCCGACCGGGCCCTTCCGCGACGCTCTGGGGCGCCCGCTCGTGGAAAACGGCGAGATCGACCCGTCGGTCTTCATCGACGACAACGGCCAGGCGTACCTCTACTGGGGCAACCCCAACCTGTGGTACGTGCGGCTGAACGCCGACATGATCTCGTACTCCGGCGGTGCGACGCAGATCCCGCTGACCGCGGCCGGATTCGGCGCCCGTAGCGGAAACACCAGCCGTCCCACGCTGTACGAAGAAGGCCCCTGGGTCTACAAGCGCAACGGCCTGTACTACAACGTCTTCGCGGCCGAATGCTGCTCGGAGTTCATCGGTTACTCGACCGCCACCGGGCCGACCGGACCGTGGACCTACCGCGGGACCGTCATGCCACGGCAGGGCAGCAGCTTCACCAACCACGCCGGGATCATCGACTTCAATGGCGGCTCGTACTTCTTCTACCACAACGGCGCCTTGCCGGGCGGCGGTGGCTTCACCCGCTCCGTGGCGGTGGAGAAGTTCAGCTACAACGCCAACGGCACCATACCGACCATCAACATGACCACGTCCGGAGCTCCTCAAGTCGGCACGCTGAACCCCTTCGGCCGGCAGGAAGCCGAGACGATCGCCTGGGAAAGCGGCGTGGAGACCGAGCCGTCCGGCGACGGTGGAATGAACGTCGGCTGGATCGAAAACGGCGACTGGATCAAGGTCAAGGGCGTCGCGTTCGGCGGCGGTGCCAGGTCCTTCACCGCTCGGGTCGCCTCGGGCACCAGCGGCGGCCGCATCGAGCTGCGCCTCGGCGGCACCAGCGGCACCCTCGTCGGCACCTGCACCGTGCCGGGCACCGGCGGCTGGCAGACCTGGACCACCGTCAGCTGCCCGGTCAGCGGCGCCACCGGCACGCAGGACCTCTACCTGCGCTTCGCCGGCGGCAGTGGCTACCTGCTCAACGTCAACTGGTGGCAGTTCACCTGACCCCCTGAACCCCACCACCGACAGCACGACACGGACGACATAGGAGTTT
This genomic stretch from Phytohabitans houttuyneae harbors:
- a CDS encoding endo-1,4-beta-xylanase translates to MALVSAGTAAAGTTLGASAAEKGRYFGAAVGTYKFNDSTYMTVLNREFNSLVAENEMKWDATEPQRGSFSYGAGDRIVSHARSRGMSVRGHALLWHAQQPGWAQGLSGGDLRNAAINHVTQVATHFRGQIHSWDVVNEAFADGGSGGRRDSNLQRTGNDWIEAAFRAARAADPGAKLCYNDYNTDGINAKSTGIYNMVRDFKARGVPIDCVGLQSHLGTTIDSSYQANIQRFADLGVDVQITELDVMQGGNQANIYATVTRACLAVSRCTGITVWGVRDCDSWRGSDNALLFDCAGNKKAAYNAVLDALNGGSPPAGNRLRGEASGRCMDVANASSANGAQVHIWDCHTGANQQFTANGRALQVMGKCLDVASNAGTGTRAQIWDCNGGANQQWVFNSNGTISNAQTGLCLDVNGAGTANGSAVIVWTCHGGANQRWARA
- a CDS encoding sigma-70 family RNA polymerase sigma factor — protein: MTEETSLVAAAQAGDRQALDSLVGAYLPLVYAIVRRALDGRPDADDVVQETMLRVLRELRTLRSPESFRPWLVTIATRQVSTHLHRRQAEADRSAALDEVTDPPAADAEDWAVLRAELSGHRRQVTRASRWLDSDDRALLSLWWLETAGELTRTELAAVLGASVAHTGVRVQRMRHQLELSRSLVAALDARPRCAQLDAALQEWDGVPSPLWRKRITRHTRDCPMCTRAAAGQLPLERLIVGLALLPVPLALSAAVLGKAALAGATGGAGTAMAGATGTGAVAAGVKAGLLSQLAQAVSAHPVAATVAAGALVAGATVTTVTWSTPTPPGRPVVAAPTTAPAARPVGAAPALAPASAAPHARRPSPTVVNPSTTAPFALGLASLESINQVGFVITTRDDLGVLEFVDAGADAPSRERATFEVVSGLANPRCVSFRVKDGRYLRHASWRLRLDPDEGTDLFRGDATFCVREGAAPDSVWLESGNYPGWFLRHRNHELWVDQSDGTPLFGADASFRPRAALAR
- a CDS encoding NEW3 domain-containing protein; protein product: MPTPAAQAAPPELVIVVAPPGTGNASDDGPGTFGRPLASLQEAQRRARQAAAKANRDVVVHLRGGTYRLDAPLRFDAADSGRDGRTVTWRGARDTTVLSGAQPVTGWQLDDEATGIYKAEVGTGFDTRQLYVDGVPAQRARLRLARTDITLNAEGFTLNNPDLAYLATLPDQRRIDLQAMLSFTNRFAPVQSITGNTVLMQQPAWDNNTYGYDTIQSPLRTPTFFLLNAKRFLDEPGEWYLDTTAGTLYYKPLPGQDIQRARVELPRLESLLQVGGTYDAPARNLRFENLTFTGTTWLHPSTPNGYANQQTGVFITGVQPDRPADAFTSCAFGCRGFEGSRNQWAQAAAAVQVSAADGITFLDSAFVNLGSVGLGIGNDANAHATGVGLGARNISVVGSTFTASAGGGIVVGGVRPDAHHPSDPRMVNSDIRISNNRVFATALEYLDQDAIFASYVARLSIEHNYVSDMPYTGIGLGYGWGANDPGGSPEYLNRGLYDFQPIYQTPTTASDVRVVGNHVRNVVQTMFDAGCIYTLSAMPRSTIEENFCENSGQLGLYFDEGSRYLTASRNVFISTAGQWAHANNQNGNHTGDLTLTENYATNPAITGIVNGSRGNVTRANLTITAGNPPIEASRVIYNAGPAGAYRDPVDPNRPPVGAVLAADPASLSAGGTTTVTATVHNVSDKAVSGLTAAITVPDGWQAVRAGPALRPRLAPDTAQTASWRVTAPASVTTPVARAAVTAVLELRAGQTPYSVTRTLNVTAVNPLTSLPGYGSVPSQFGEAGGSYAILTSGTDIWQDGGGSFDEYGTIYRDGAVTASSTVTARVTAMDNTNPWAKAGVAIRNDLTGAGVSPGYAVVVVTPGNGVAFQWDANGNGYLDSFSGASGIRAPAWVRLVRSGDTVSGYYSTDGDTWTKVGPTVTLAGISATQDAGLIATSHAAGVTGQFSFSDFTVTP
- a CDS encoding zinc-dependent alcohol dehydrogenase, which codes for MEAVVYRGARTLRIESRDADPPGPGQVAIEVAYTGICGTDLHIYRGDLDARVGTEAVIGHEMSGRVAAVGEGVAGWSAGRAVTVMPTRSCTRCAACLRGHYHICHALDFLGIDSPGAMQSTWNVPANLVFPLPASLPLKHAALVEPVAVAVHDVRRARVGTGERVVVVGGGPVGLLIAMLCSARAARVLLVEPNPFRRAVAEQAGIEAVDPQATDVVALVNRRTATAGADVAFEVSGSAGGLETAVDVLTTRGRLVMVAIHPQPRPVDLHRFFWRELELFGARLYRRDDVAEAIRLIETGAIPAERLISQTLPVQDVDAAFAALEKGGDVMKVLLDWHGGARDAGVGR